Part of the Triticum urartu cultivar G1812 chromosome 2, Tu2.1, whole genome shotgun sequence genome, TTTGGAGTTTCGCACGAGGCTAGGAACCTTTTCAGACACCTTGCCGGGCTCTAGTCCATTGTGATGCTCCAGTTAATACTAATAGAATTTGAAAGCTTAAAATCCATTAGAAGTTAATATCTTACTTCAATTTCTCCATGAAGGGATTGTTTCAACGAAAGACAACCTCAAGAAACGAAAGTGGCATGTAAATAGCCATTTTTTGCCACAAAGATAAAAGAATCAAACACCTTTTTTTTAATGTGAATACATCCACGCTAATCATACGATAATTAAGACACTCATGGTGGGGCAGCCACACTTTGTTGGCCGTTTTACCTATGTAGAAATGATATAAATTTTggtaaaaataataataatatgtGGATACAAAACTGGCTCTGTTGTTGCTCGTTTTTCCTTCAACGCACCGACATGTTTATGGCAGCATGTATGCACATGAAAAAGGTAGTCAAGAAAAGTTTTACCCGAAATGGATAGGGATTTAGCCTCCTACTCGCCCTCCATCACTTTAGAGGGCGTTATTCTTTTCGTCGCAACCTTGTATGTGATACGTGCATCTTAATAATGCAGAGGTCGGAAGTAAATAACTTGTGACTGTATCGTCTTGATGAGACGTTTTTAATCAATTAAATCTCTCTTTATAGATCAACAGGCCCGAGTGGAGATGGATATTTAGCCCTGTGATTAGCCAACAAAAGCTCTGTGCAATATAGCCAACTTCTTCTAAAGTAAATTCATTCCTTGCACATATAacaaaggaataaaaaaaaggAATCCGGATACAACGGCTAAATGCTACTCCCTCATATATTGGTCAGAGTAACATCTTATATCATGGGACAGAGGAAGTACACATTTATATAAGAGAAAAAAAGATCATGTGTGTGCAGAAGAAAAGGCGTATACATGGAAACAAACGTGGAAACAACCAAAATCCGGTGTTTACAGAGTTGGCTGAGCTCATACTTTGCTGCCAGCAAAATTACATTCCAAGATTAATAATAGAAATGATCGACCCTAACACACAAACACACAATAAATAGGCAGATCATTTCTCCCCACACAATGGTAGAGTCCGGACCTTAGTTTCCTCAAAAATATATTTAAAAAATCCAATATTAGGTTTGTTCATAGGCAACAAACTGGTTAGCAGCCAAATACAATTTATACCGGGCTGAGAATCTAGTTAGGTTCAGCAAACAATAATAATTGAATCACCAACAACTTATCTCCATCTCTTTAGTTTTTACACGGAGAAGAAGCATACTTTTGACACAAGTCATGCTTCCTTTTCACCTACATGCTGTCGAGCAGCTCGGTCTCTTGCCCTCCATTGCGTCTTTCTTTTTCCGACACTCCAGACAAAGAAACGGGCCTCCCCAAGGCGCGTATGGAGAAGAGCAGTGGCTACCTCCATTCTCCTCCATCAAGCCTTCAAATGGTTCTTGGTCCACTTGGCAGATCGCACAGCGAGAAGGCGGCGAAGCTGCTTTCAAGGACAGATTCCTACCCAGCCTGCAAGAGCAAAGGTTGGTGCTTAATGGCCTGGGTGTGAGCAAATTGATAAGTAACTCTGGACTGTCATTTCATTTCTCTACCAAAAACATAACACTGATCAGAAGTAGGCAGCTGACGTATTTCAAAAGAGCTCAAAGAACTCTACATCCAGTTTGTTTATTCCAGGCTGCCAGCAGAAGTATTAGACGAGCAATCAACAGAAAACGTACTGACATCTAGGAATGGCATACTACCCCTAGACCTACTCTCAAATGCAGATGCAAAATGTAAAGAGCAATAGAACAATATCTTGTACTATAGAATCCTTTGAGCCAAATGCATTACCATAGGAGAAGACAAATTAGTGCCCAGAGTAAGGGGTATACAGCATGGGAATTCAGCTAAACATATCGATTATAAATAAAGTGTGGGACAGAACTATGCCCAAGTTATCTAGTCATATAAAACTTCAATCTTTGAACCAAAAGCTCTAAAATCTGGAATAAAGGTGATACAACATGTTAACAAAAAAAGTTCTCTGTCTGGAATAATCGCATTAAAAGAATCATCCAGTTGCCAGTAGCTACTCACAGAAATTTAAGGAAGCGATTTACATAAAAAAATAACAGGTGAATGACTGAGGATTGTCAAATTAGAGTTTCTCTGCATTGATTAGTCTTATCCAGACTCCAGAGTTAATATAACATTCTGAACCAAACGAAATTCTTTCATGCCAGCAAGTGTAATACACAGTTGAAAGCTGAATGAGGCATATGTGCAATAGTAATTGCACAGACAAGTGCAGGTCACAAGCAGTTCAGACGGTTCTTGTCACACAGAGACTGAACATGAATGGGTTCTTGTCACACAGAGACTGAACACAGAGACTGAACATGAATAGGAGTAGGTACTTGATAAGAAAATAGAACATGTTGGCACTAAAATGGAAACATGATATAAAAGAGTTACACAAGTCATGAGAGGCAGGCTCTCCAAATGCTCTAAGAATTTAACAAAAATGCCTCCTAATCTACATCTTACCATGCTACAGCAAAGATATGTGATCAAATAGGCAGAGCGCATGATAGATGTTCAATCGGAATTCACAGATGTAAAATAGCTAAATATATACGAAAGCACAAAGAACTATGAGAAAACAATTAAACTTAACAAGTTTGCTGGACCATTGCAGTAGCAACTAGAACATACCTTTCTTCCAACATTGCAGAGCCTTCTTCAAATAACTCCTCCACGGAACCAATAGAGGCGGACTTGCCTCCAAACTTTCCAACTGAACTGTGTGACCTTCTACGAAAAAGAAGAGACTTGAGCTTGTTCTGATTTCTCTTTGGAGATAACTGTGGCGATGTCAAATGATGATCGGATGGGATGATGTCAACCACCACACAGGTGGTATCATCTTTCAGCCCACATTTTTTCAGAGCTTGCTGCATATATAAAAATAGATATCAGAATTGGCAATTGAGTGAATCGTGTCCACAGCCATGGATAATCTAGGTACTACATTCTACTGGCTACAGGCATAGTTACCTTAACCACAAGCTTTGCAGCGAGTTCTGCGGGCAATCCTCGGCATGACTTGGCCGCTGCCTCATTGGATAGCGCATCCCATATGCCATCAGATGCCATTATCAGCCTTCCTCCGACACTTGAGAGCTGAGATTACCACAGACAAAGAGACAACTTTCAGAACTCCACAAAAGAAGCACCAAAACAGAAGAAGCTACAAATTACATTCATTTTGTAATGCCTACCCACCTTCACTTGCTTGACATGTGGAACCGGCACAATGTACTCCCCAACATCCATGTCTCCGATGGATCTTGAGAGGCACAAACCACCTGGCCAACAACGGAGAGGGCCAACCTAAGACAAATCATTCACACAACAATGCATCATCAGACTGATCACCAAACAAGTTATTCGCTCGCTCAATCTAAAGTTCCATGCTTTGTAAGGGACAGTTTGTTCGGTCCAAAGAAAATTGCTACCTCCTGACCGCCGAAGAGATTCAGACGGCCGACCTCCCCACCGCTCGCCGTGACACGCTCCCTCTCCTCGACATTCTCCTCCAGCCTGTGATCGACGGTTAGCAGCTGCAGCTCGCCGCCCTGCGTGTCCAGGATGCACCGGGAATCCCCGACCGACGCCACGGTGACCGTGAACCCGTCGACGACGACCAGCGTAGCCGTCGTCCCCGACACCTCCCCTGAGTAAACACACAGCCGGCGATATTTAGCAACATGCTCAACAGGCGTGCTCTGAAATCGCCATTTGCATACACGATCCGTCTCACCCTTGCGCTGGAAGTCGATGTCGGCCTTGACGAAGCCGGCGACGAGGGCGCGGGGCAGCGCCTGCAGCCAGTCCTCGCGGCTGCCGATGTCCGGCGGCAGCGCGCTCATCACGTGCTCCAGCAGGTGCTCCTTGCTGAAGACCGCCGCCGACACCCCGTTGTGGCCGTCGAACACCTGGCGAAACGGCCACAGATCCAGCGAACCCGTCAGATCACAGATTTCCACAGACCAACGACGAACGGGACAAGAAAGAGGAGGCGGAGGGGAGAGGAGCAGTACGGCGAAGACGGAGAAGGCGGTGGAGGGGTCGCCGGGGACGCGGAGGCAGTCGGGCTTGACGAGGAAGTAGTCCTCGCCGCGCTTGGCGAAGCCGGCGTGGCCGTAGCGCAGCGCCGGGCGCTCGGAGCCCCCGGCGCGGAGCTCGCGCCCGATCAGCGTGGCCAGGGGCAGCGCCGGCGGCAGCGGCATCTTTCTCCTCTCCCTCTCCGCGCCGGccatctcgccgccgccgcttcTTGCCCCCGCGGTCCTGCTCGTGTCTGCCTACCGCCGCCCGCAGTGCACCATTCCCTGCCGGGGAGAAGGTCGGGGACGGCGGCAATGGCGAGACGCGTCGGGGATTCGGATCTGGGACTGGGCTGCCGGCCGGCCGGCGAGGATCGGAGCGACGGGGAGGCCACGAAAAATTGGGATTCGGGATGCTCTCGTGCTTGCCTGGAGTGAGAGGAGAAAGGCTTATAATTAGCTGGCGAAATGCGGCGACAGGGAGGACGAGTGGGATTTTCGGAAAGTGCAGGGTGTTCCCTGATAAAACAATGGCCagccaaagaaaaaaaatagattttttttcctttcacaAAAATAAAGCCTTTAATTATATACCGCAAAAAAGGTAAATCAGTATTTTCGGTTTGCTAAACCTAGGCTGTTTCGGTGAGTCTATGTGCGTGTATGTGAGTATTTAAGATTGTACTATGTGTTAGTACAAAAAACTAGGCTATTTCAGATCGGGTTTGCTGATTCTCAGTCTACCGGTGATTCGTCAAATCTCATTTAATATCGAGATATGTGTAagatactccctccttttcggtttataaggctcaattcaaaaatctcaccaaccaaggtagatgatgagttgTGGAATATTTTTTATAGTTTGCAAAAGCATCCAATTAATGATCTTGTTTtttcaaaaaattatgtttaggaatgcattaattgcaatgcatgcatgcataaagtgcatgcattggtcagttttctcttaatacttgcatgcaatgatttaatgcaccttgaagtctaaacatgtgatggggaacaaccaaattgagccttataaaatgaaaaaactaaaattttgagataagccctataaaccggaaaggagggagtatttGTTTGAGTTGTGAAAACAAGCACTACATATTTTTTGCACCAGATAAACAATTTTTTAATGAGACGGCAAGCATTTCTTAGGTGTGTATGAATAAGACCGACTTCACTTTTCAACCAACGGAGGGCTAGTCGCCCTATTTGAGATTTATTTATGCCTATATCGGTTTCAAGAGACGGTTGATGCGGATATAACCATAGTTATAGTTTCTTGACTGCAGATTTGACCGCTTcattttgtttctttcttttcaTTGTTTATGCATAGCTCTTGGTCTTATATTATTTTGCTATTTGCTAGCGCGTGTTTATGCGTGTTGTTAATGTTGGTTGTGCGCGTCTTGGCCATGTAAAGGCCGGGTGTGTGTCCACGAAAGGTGAAAGGGACCAGAACCAAATCAAACGGTCAATTTTACTCGACATTTATGTAAAAAAAAATAGACATGTAATGATATGTGGTTGCAATGTAGTATAGTAGTAATGAATTGTGGCTGGCAAGTGGCAAGCCCAAGCCACGCATGAGCCTACGCTTTACAGCATACCCTTTTACAAATCCACGAATCAAACCACCGATGCAGAAGTAGTATAAATATTTTATTACTCCATGCTTacttagggcatgtacaatgatgGCATATAAATACAGATGCCTCGTGACAAAAAGTAATTTGAAGCATATGTGTTGATTTTTCTTTCCAATGCAAGCTACTGCTAATGGACCTTATTAATAAATAGAAAGTAATTTTACTACACATGCATCCCTCCTTTTCATTTCAACTTTTTCAACTTTATGCACTGGACCACACTTTTTGTCTCTAAGCACCTGCCTTCTGGAAAGGATCCCGCTTGGATCCCgcttgcctgctccctccctATGCTCACATCCGTGCTTCCACTTCATCCTACGGTTGTCTTTTTTCCTCttttctttctaatctaatcatctcctCCTTGATTTTATGGGGGTGAGGTTGGGCCTTATTTTGTTTCAATCAAATTAAGCCACGTATGCGGGAGCACGAATGGGCACACGCCgagggagcaggcaagtctcgtccaTCCCACTTTCCTATCCAAACCTATTTTTTCTATTATCCGATCTTACATAACATATGAGGCATCATCCTGAAGCTATGCATTGGCCATGCCTTTAGCAACCTTCCAAGATTGAAAAAGGTGAGTATATACTGGCATGCAGTATAATCCTAGTGGTACAGTGCATACAGCCCTGTTGTCCCCCGGGAGCCCACAGCCCACAGCCAAAGGAAAAGGAAGGCAATGGATGGGCCAGCGCAAGTTGCAGATGAATCCAGTGGCAACCAAAGATTACAGAAAGGGGATGCAAATCGACCTGGAAAGCGATTGGGAAGCGCAACTGGGCTGCTAATATGTCTGGCGTTTGTTTGTTTAATGGCGGACGCGTCAATTAGGTGGGCTGATGGGCGGGCGACGGTGACCATCATGCTGCGCTGCTGCCGCGAGCACAGTTGGCCGGCTAGCTAGCTAGATAATGCCCGGTGGTCACCGCGCCGCAGGATATATTCGGGATCTAATCCAAATTAGACTAAACATGACATGATTGTTCGTTTGTTGGTTGGCTGGTTAATCATTGGAATGAGGCGATTACAGTACGTTAGAATCGAATGGATTTGTTGAGCATGGAAGGGAGTAGAGTGCATGATTCATTGACATCCGAACGGATCCAGGAAACTTCCTGTTTGTTGTGATAGGTAAGAGCAGAGCATGCTCATAGGGATACGATATGTCTGCGTACGTAGTTGTGTATGTTCATAAAAATGAGTGTGTGTGCGTCCGAAGGGGTCTTCTCTATGCCCCTCCCCACCCGCGCACCTCAGCCTAGGCGACAGTGGGAATAACTCCACCTCTTTCGAGGAGTTCTCGGACGGTGGGGGCAGTCAGGAGTAGCGTCCTCGCCCTCAGTGGCGGAGCCACGTCTAGGCTGTGTAGTCACTTGACTACACAACTCTTTAAAAAAACATAATACATCAAG contains:
- the LOC125535539 gene encoding probable protein phosphatase 2C 33 codes for the protein MAGAERERRKMPLPPALPLATLIGRELRAGGSERPALRYGHAGFAKRGEDYFLVKPDCLRVPGDPSTAFSVFAVFDGHNGVSAAVFSKEHLLEHVMSALPPDIGSREDWLQALPRALVAGFVKADIDFQRKGEVSGTTATLVVVDGFTVTVASVGDSRCILDTQGGELQLLTVDHRLEENVEERERVTASGGEVGRLNLFGGQEVGPLRCWPGGLCLSRSIGDMDVGEYIVPVPHVKQVKLSSVGGRLIMASDGIWDALSNEAAAKSCRGLPAELAAKLVVKQALKKCGLKDDTTCVVVDIIPSDHHLTSPQLSPKRNQNKLKSLLFRRRSHSSVGKFGGKSASIGSVEELFEEGSAMLEERLGRNLSLKAASPPSRCAICQVDQEPFEGLMEENGGSHCSSPYAPWGGPFLCLECRKKKDAMEGKRPSCSTACR